The DNA segment GATGAACAGCGGGAAGGTGGCATCGACCGGCAACAGTGGATTCATCCGCTCCGGATTGTTCTTGTAGTAGACGAACAGCGCCGTACCGATGCCGTAGAAGACGAAGCCGCCGGGAATCATGATGGCGGCGAAAGCCCAGACCGAGCGTCCGGCCTCCTTGTCCGACTTGGTCGACAGCACGCGCTGCATCAGCACCTGGTCCTTCGGGAAGGTCAGCACCACCTCGAACAGCACCAGGAAGATGAAGCCCCAGACCGTGGCCTTGGTGAGGTCGAAGCTGAAGTCGAAGAGCTTGGTCTTGTCTTCCGCCATCGCGATCTGGGTGAATTCGCCGAATCCGCCCTTCAGCGTCCAGATGATGAAGAGGATGGCGAAGATCGCACCGCCCATCTTCACGATCACCTGCACCACGTCGGTCCAGATGACCGCCTTCATGCCGCCCATGGCGGTGTAGATGATGGTGAACCCACCCATCAGCCACACGCTCCAGACCACGTCGATCCCGGTGATGGTGGAGATGGCGAGTGCAGGCAGGAACAGGATGACGCTCATGCGGCTGCCGATCTGCATGAGGATCGCCAGGGCGCTGGCGAGCATGCGGATGGTCGGGTGGAAACGCGTCTCCAGGTAGGAGAAGGTCGACATCAGGTTGAGCCGCCGCAACAGCGGCACGATCCAGATCGCCACGAACATCAGGCCGAGCACGGCGATCAGGTTGTTGGTCAGGTACTGCCAGTTGGTTTCGAACGCCTTCGCCGGAATCGCGATGAAGCTGATCGAACTGGTGTTGACCGCATACAGACTCAGGCCCGCCGCCCAGAACGGGATGGTGCGGCTGCCGACGAAGAAGTTCTCCGTCGAATTGCGCTTCTCGCGCAGATAGAAGTACAGGCCAATGCCGATCATCGCGGCGAGATAGACCACGATCACCAGCCAGTCCAGCCAGGTGAGCAGATGCTTGCCGGACTGGAGTTCCAACGCGTTCAAGGTGCCGTCCGCGCCCGTCCATACCAGCCCATCGCCCCACGCGGTCACGCCCGCGATGTCGGCCGGCACGGTCGCCGGCAGTGTCGCCCAGGCCTTGGTGATGGTGTGGAAGGTGACCAGTTGCGGCGTACCTGATCCGCCTTCGGAGACGAGGTACAGCAAATGCGCCTGCCCGAGCGCACGGGCCGCATGCGGTACCAACGATCCGGGCAACGCAGGCATCTGCGTCCAGCCCGTTTCACTATGCCAGCGCCAGAGCGCGTCGCCCGAAGCTCCGCCGACGGTTGCGAACAGGTCGCCGCGCTGCGCGAGCAAGCTGGAGGCGCCACCGGTGGGCCAGGTCGCGAGCGCGGTCCAACCCGCTGACGTCGCAGCGAGCGTCAACTGGTAGAGGCGCGGCGTTCCGGTTGCGTCGAGGCCGCTGGCATAGAGCCGGCCGTCCGCCTCTGCCAGCGCCACATCCCGCAAGGGGGTGGGCCACGCGGGCAGCGCACGCAGCGCCAACCGTCCCTGCTGCAGCGCGACGCCGGAAACTCCAGTGGATATATGTCCTTCGTCATCGCCGTGCAGCAGGTAAAGCGAGCCCTTGGCCGCACTGATCCAGGTGGCAGGTACGGGAACGTCGGCGGGCATCGACAGCGATTGCCACGCCTTGGCTCCTGCCGGCAGTTGCTCGACCGAACCCGCATGGAACGCGACCAATGACGTGCCGACGGCGTGCACATCGCCCATCGCGCGGGCGGAGGGCGCTGGTAGTACCTCCTGCCGCACCGTCGTCAGGCTTTCCGCATGCGCCGGCAACGCCGCACCCACCATGGCTAACGCCAGCATCGCGAACGCACAACGGGCCACGCGCTGGATGCCGGCGGTCACGGACCGCGCTGCCGGATGTTTCATGCTGTCCCCTTGTTCCGATCCACGAGCGCCAACACGGCGCGCGCGCGCGCCAGAAACGGCGCGTCCACCATGCGGCCATCCACGGCAAAAGCCCCTTCGCCCGCTTCGTCCGCTTTCTGCACGGTCCGGCGCGCGTCGTCTATCTCCTTCGCCGAGGGCGCGAAAATATCGTTCGCCCACGCCACCTGGCGCGGATGCACGCAGCTCTTGCCCGCGAAGCCCAGGGCGCGTGCCGCATCGGCCTCCGCACGGAAGCCTGCTTCGTCTTCGAGCCCCGGGAAGGCCGCATCGTAGGCGAAGGCACCGGCTTCCGCCGCCGCCATGCGCAGCGCGTACTGTGCGGCGTGGACGTTGCGCAAGTCGGTACGGCGGATGCCGTGCGGCTCGAACAGATCTCCCAGGCCGAGCTGAAGGCCGCGTATGCGCGGATGGGCGAGCGCGATCTTCGCGGCATGCCGCAATGCGCGCGGCGTCTCGATGTTGACCAGAATACCGACGGAACGGCGCACGCCGAGGCGCGCCTCGATCGCATCGATCTCGCTCATCGCCTGGCGGAGTTGGTCCGCGGATTCGATCTTCGGCAAGTTGAGCAGGTCGATATCCAGCGGCAGGATCGCGCGCAGATCGTCCTCCCAGGCGGAGGTGTTCCACGCGTTCACCCGGACCACGACCTGCTTGCCCGCGGCACGATGCGGTGCGGACTGGAGGAAGGCGGCCACCTGCTGGCGCGCCGTCGCCTTGTCGTCACCGGCGACGGCGTCTTCCAGGTCGAGGGACAGCAGATCGGCGTCGCCGGCCATGGCCTTGGCGAACAGCGCAGGGCGACTGCCGGGCACGAACAATTTGCTACGCATGGACGGCGCTCATCATGGCGCGCAGTCTGCGGGAATCAGGCGACGGGCAAAGCCTGCGCCGGCATCTTCAAACGATAGTTTTTCCTGCGTCCGGGAATGTCGCGACGCAACATTCCCTGTTGCTCGATGCAGGTATCAGCGCTTCACGTCCAGGCTGTTCTCGCTAAGGAACGCCTGCACATCGGCAGCCCCAACCAGGTTGAAGTCGCCGGGCAGCGAATGCTTCAGGCACGCTGCGGCGACACCGAAGTACAGCGCGTCGGCCGACGACATGCCCGACAGCCCGCCATGCAGGACGCCCGCGGCGAACGCATCGCCGGTGCCGATGCGGTCGACGATCGGCGAAACCTCGTGCGATGGCGTGGTGTGCAGTGCACCGTCGCGCAGGGCGGTGATCCCCGACAGTACATGGTGGTCGACGCTGCGCTGGACGCGAACGGTGGCGGCCATCTGCTGCAGGTGCGGAAAAGCCCGGAACGCGGCGGCCGCGCCGGCGGCGAACCGCTCCTGAGGCGTCGCCTGCGGGAAGTCCAGGCCCAGCACGACCTGAAGGTCGCGGTGGCTGGCGAACAGGATGTCGGCTTCGGCCATCAACCCGCGCAGGATCGTCGGCGCATCTCCGCCCCACGCTTCCCAGAGCTTCGGACGGAAGTTGCCGTCGAACGAGACCTTCACCCCCGCGGCACGCGCTGCCTTCACTGCGGCGAGCACGCCATCGGCCGCGCGTTGCCCCAATGCGGGCGTGACGCCGGAGACATGCAGCCATTGGGCGCCGGAGAGTAATGCGGGCCAGTCGTGGTCTCCGCCACCCGCGCGCGCGAAGGCGGAGTCGGCGCGGTCGTAAAGCACTTCACTCGGGCGCTGGATGGCGCCGGGCGTCAGGAAGTAGAGACCCATGCGGCCCGACTGCTGCTGCATGGCGGTGACATCGACCCGATGCCGGCGCAGTTCGCCCAAGGCGGCTTCACCCAGCGCGTTGTCCGCTACGACACCCACGACGCGGGTGTCGTGACCGAACCGCGCCAGCGACACCGCGACATTCGCTTCCGCGCCGCCGACATGCACGTCCAGCACCGGCGACTGCAGCAATACCTGCCTGCCGGGCGCACCCAGGCGCAGCAGCAACTCTCCGAAACACACGATCTTGGCCATGCCAGCACTCCTCCCGTTGCGGTGTTGCATCGATGCTTGCGCGCCGTCCTGGCTTGTCCCGAGGACAAGATAATCCGGAGCCGGCGACAGTTGTTGTTGCAGCGCACACTCTGTTAGCGTTGTTTTTGACCAGCGGTGTCATTTTATCAGCTGGCACGATCTGGAAGGGAATACACAGCGGTTTTTTGCTACCAAAACAGTCGCACACGCGGCCATGGTCCCTTGAGGAGGGGAGAACATGCCAGTCAGTCAACACCGCCGGAAGACACCGGTTACCTTGCTTGCCGTTTCGATCGGCCTGGCGCTGCAGATGAGTGCAGCCGCACACGCCCAGGAAGCGGCGCAAACGACCGAGTCCGGTCAGGCCACCCCCGCGCAGCAGAGCGTCGATACGCTGGATACCGTCAGCGTCACCGGCTACCGCGCGAGCGTGGAAAAGGCACTCGACATCAAGCGCGGCGAAGCCGGCGTGGTCGATGCCATCGTCGCCGAGGACATCGGCAAGTTCCCCGACCTCAACCTGGCCGAGTCGCTGCAACGCATCCCGGGCGTGGTGATCACGCGTGAAGGCGGCGAAGGCCGCCAGATCTCCGTCCGCGGCCTGCCGCCGGACCTCACCCGCGTCCGCATCAACGGCATGGAGGCCCTCACCACGGTGGGCGCCACCGACCAGAATGGCGGCACCAACCGCGGCCGCGGTTTCGACTTCAATGTCTTCGCCTCGGATTTGTTCTCGCAGCTGATCGTGCGCAAGACGCCCTCGGCCGACGTGGAAGAAGGCTCGCTGGGCGCGACCGTCGATCTGCGTACCGCGCGTCCGCTCGATTACGACGGCTTCACCTTCACCGCCAGTGGACAGGCCAGCTACAACGACATGGCCGAGAAGACCGACCCGCGGATCGGCGCGCTGATCGCCAATACCTGGGCCGACGGCAAGTTCGGCGCCCTGCTGTCGGTCGCCTACTCCGAGCGTCAGGCGCTCGAAGAAGGTTCCGGCAGCGGCCGCTGGGCGCAGGGCACGAGCAACGGCAATTTCAGCGCGACGTCGCCGTTCGCGGCGGCGCGCAGCGCGGATGTCTACCACCCGCGCTTCCCCCGCTACACGCTGATGGAGCACGACCAGAAGCGCACTGGCTTGGCCGCTTCGCTGCAGTTCAAGCCGACCGATCGCACCCAGTTCGCATTGGATGCGCTGTACTCGAAGATCGATGCTACCCGCGACGAAAAGTACATAGAAGCGATTTCGTTCAGCCGCAGCGGCACTGGCAAGCCGCAGACCGTCGTCCGCGACGGCGTGATCCAGAATGGCGCGTTGGTATACGGCCTGTTCGACGACGTCGACATCCGCTCGGAGAGCCGTCATGACGAGTGGAATACCGTGTTCACCCAGTTCAATCTGGAAGGCGAGCACGAGTTCACCGACAACTTCAAGATCAGCGGCAAGATCGGCACGTCCAAGTCGGAGCACGAGAATCCGATCCAGACGACGATCATCATGGACAAGGCGAACGTCGACAACTATAGCTACGACTATCGCAACGATCCCTACAAGCCGATCCTCAACTACGGCATCGACCCAACCGACCCGAACGGCTGGACGCTGGCGGAGATCCGTATCCGTCCCCAGTACGTCACCAACGATTTCGACACGGCGCAGCTGGATTTCAACTGGAACATCAGCCCTGGCTTCCGCCTGAAGGGTGGCGTGCAGTCGAAGGACTACTCCTTCTCCACGCATGAGCTGCGACGCGCTTCCGAACTGGCGGTCCCCACCTTCACCGGCGGCACCACGACCGTGCCGTCCGACCTGACCGAACTGGCCAGTCTCAGCGGCGTCAATGGTTCGCCAGGTACGTGGGTCATCCCGGACTACGAGGCCATCGCCGACCTGTTCGACATCTACAGCAACAGCGGCATCTATGCCGTCACCGAGCGCGCGGTCAATACCCGCAGCGTGAAGGAAGAGGACCGCGGCGTTTACCTGATGGGTGAGTTTTCCGCGGATCTGGGTGCCATCCCGGTGTCGGGTAACTTCGGCGTGCGCTACGTGCGCACGAAGCAGAGCTCGACCGGCATCGCAACCGCCAGCGGCACGCCCGTCGCCACGACCGTCACGCGCGAGTACAGCGATACTTTGCCGTCGATGAACCTGGTGGCCGAGATCACGCCCGACTTCCTGATCCGGCTGGGCGCCGCCAAGGTCATGTCGCGTCCTGGCCTGGGCTTCCTGACCCCCGGTGTGACCGTCAACGTCAGTGGCGGCGCACGCACGGTCAGCGGCGGCAACCCCAACCTCGATCCGGTTCGCGCGGAGACGGCGGACCTGGGCTTCGAGTGGTACTTCAACGAAGGCGCCATGCTGGGCCTGGGCCTGTTCTACAAGGACATCGAAGGCTTCGTGCAGACGACGCGCGAAGTGCGCAGCTACGCCTCCAGCGGCCTGCCGGCCAGCCTGCTCGACGGGACGGGCGCGACGGTCAACGACGATTTCGTCTTCAGCGTGCCGGTCAATACGCCGGGCGGCAAAGTGAAGGGCTTCGAAGCCACGCTAGTCCAGCCGTTCTCCTTCTTGCCCGGCAAGTGGTCCAACTTCGGTACCCAACTGAACTACACGTACGTGGACACCGAGATCCAGTACGTCAACAGCGCGGGCGTCAACGTGTTGAAGGCGCCGTGGACCGGCATGTCGAAGCATTCGTGGAACGCAACGCTGTACTACGAAGGCGAGCGCTTCTCCGGCCGCATCTCGGCGACCAACCGCGACGACTACCTGCTGCAGGCTCCCGGTACCGAAGCGGGTTACAACATCGATGGCGTACACGGGCAAACCGGCACCACGACCATCGACATGGCGCTTCGCTACAAGCTCAACGACAAGCTGGAGCTGAGCCTGGAAGGCATCAACTTGACGGACGAGGCACAGGAGTCGTGGGTCCAGAACGCGAATGGCCAGCTGCCGCTGGACTACAGCGAAACCGGTCGCCAGTACCTGCTCGGCCTGCGCTATAAGTTCTGATCGATAGACGCGGAACCGGTTTCGCCCTGGAAGCCCGGTCGAATTCGACCGGGCTTTTTTGTCGCCCCCCGTATGGAAAACGGTTCCATCTGCGAGATTGTCCATAAGGACATTTTCTCTATCCGAATCAATCACTTGTTGTTGCATCGCACACTCTGGTAGCGTCACTGACCATCGGTGTCATTTTTCGTACGCCGAGTCTGGAATCTGGGGAGTTTCCACACGTCGCCGGCGCCGCCCGGCGCGCTCACATGATTGGCAACCCTTGGGAGGGGGACGTCATGACGCATCAGCCATATCGCCGGAAGACACCGGTGTCCGCACTCGCGTTCTCGATCGCCATCGCGCTTCATGTACCTGCATTCGCACAGTCTCAGGACGCGCAGACCTCGCCACCGGCCGCGACCGATCTGGATCGCATCGAAGTCGTCGGCACCTTCCGTGCCAGCCTCGAGAAGGCACTGGAAGAAAAACGCTACAGCGCCGAGCAGATCGACGCGGTCGTAGCCGAAGACATCGGCAAGTTTCCCGACCTCAACCTGGCCGAAGCGCTGCAGCGCATTCCCGGCGTCGCGATCGATCGCGATGCCGGCGAAGGTCGCTCGATCACCGTGCGCGGCCTGGGCCAGGATTTCACCCGCGTGCGCATCAACGGCCTGGAAGCACTGGCCACCACCGGCGGCACCGACAGTTCCGGCGGCGCCAACCGCGGCCGCGGTTTCGACTTCAACGTGTTCGCTTCCGAACTCTTCAGCAAGCTGACGGTGCGCAAGACGCAATCGGCACAGGTGGATGAAGGCTCGCTCGGCGCCACCGTCGACCTGCGCGGCGCGCGCCCGTTCGACTACGAAGGCTTCACCGCGACCGCAACCAGCCAAATGGGCTACAACGATCTGTCAAAGGACTGGGACCCGCGCTTCTCCGCGCTGATCAGCAATACCTGGGCCGACGGCCGGTTCGGCGCGTTGCTCTCCGCCGCCTACAGCGAGCGGCACCTGCTCGAAGAAGGCTACAGCGCGGTGCGTTGGGACAACGGCGCTTCGTCGAACGGGTTCTGCAGTCCGGTTGGCTATACGCCGCAGAACAACACCAACAACAGCGGCCGCGGCACCACCGCGCTGAACTGCTCCACCGGCAATCCGCGTCCGGCCAACACACAGGCGAACAACGATGCCTACCGTCTCGCATCCGCGGCCACCACCTTCCACCCGCGCCTTCCGCGCTACGGCCGACTGACCCACGACCAGGAACGCCTGGGCGTCACCGCCGCACTGCAGTTCAAGCCCAGCGACCGCACACTGCTGAGCTTCGACGCGATGTACTCGAAGCTTGATGCGACACGCCAGGAGGATTTCCTGGAGACCATCTCGTTCAGCCGGTCCAATGCGCAGGGCGGCAAGTACGAGACGCACGTGCTGCAGGCGGAGGTCGATGCGCGCGGCAACCTGGTCTACGGCGTGTTCGACAACGTGGACGTGCGTTCCGAATCTCGCTTCGACAAGCTGTCCACCGAGTTCAGCCAGTACAGCCTGACGCTTGAGCAGGACATCACCGACCGGTTGAAGCTGACGGCCCTGGCCGGCACGTCGCGCTCGGAATTCAACAATCCCGTGCAGACCACAGTCACGTTCGACATCCAGAACCTGGATGGCTACAGCTGGGACTACCGTGGCAACAGCCGACTGCCGGTAATCACGTACGGCAACCTCGATGTGACCGATCCCGCGTCCTGGCGGTGGATCAGCAGCCCGGCCGCCAATACGACGGGTTCGGAGATCCGCATCCGCCCGCAAGGCGTAGACAACACGTTCGATACCGGCAAGCTCGACCTCGACTTTGCGATCAACGAAACGTTCACCCTGCGCGGCGGCCTGTCGTACAAGCGCTTCGACATGGATACGTGGGAGTTCCGCCGCAGCAGCGAGACCTCGGTGCCGGCGCTGCCCACCGGCACGACCGTGGCCGACATTTCCACGCTGGTGACCGGCTTCGGTCGCGGTCTGGACGGCCGCGGTCCGAGCGCGTGGCTGATCCCGGACCTCAACGCGATCGCCAGCCTGTTCAACATCTACTGCAACTGCAACACCGGCGTGCCCGGTGGTGACTTCACCCTCACCAGCATCACCAACGGCAACGCGCGCGGCAACAATCGCAGCATCAGCGAGGAGGACTGGGGCGGCTACCTGCAGCTGGACTTCAACACCGACCTAATCGGCCGGCCGCTGCGCGGCAACCTGGGCGTGCGCCATGCCACGACCGACATCGAGGCCAGCGGTTACACCTCCGTAGGGGGAGGCAGCGCGGTGACGGTGAGCAACGACTACAAGGACTGGCTGCCCTCGTTGAACCTGGCATGGGACATCACCGATGACGTCGTGTTGCGCTTCGGCGCGGCGAAGGTCATGGCGCGTCCGCAGTTGGGCAATCTGTCGCCCGGCGCGGGCATCACCACGACCGGTTCACCGAACATCCGCGTGGGCAATCCGTACCTGCAGCCGTTCCGCGCCAAGACCTACGATTTCAGCGCAGAGTGGTACTTCGCTGAAGATTCCGTGCTCTCGCTGGCGCTGTTCTACAAGGACATCGAAACCTACATCCAGGAGCTGCGCGAGAACATCGCCTACCGCGACACCGGTCTTCCGCTCGAATGGGTGCCATCGACGTTCTGGGATGTCGAGTTCGATGTGCGCACGCCGATCAACACACCCGGCGGCCCGCTGAAGGGATTCGAACTGAACTACCAGCAGCCGTTTACCTTCCTGCCTGGCGGATTCCGTCATTTCGGCGTGCTGCTCAACTACACGCACGTGGAATCGGACATCGACTACGCCGTGCCCGGCAGCTTCCCGGTGACCTACATCGCCAACGATCTGGTCAACCTGTCGCCCGATTCCTACAACGCCACGCTCTACTACGACAACGATCGCTTCAGCGCGCGCGTCTCCACCTCGTTCCGTGACGACTACCTGCAACGCGTTCCCGGCCAGAACAACAACGACGTGGAAGGCAAGCGCAGTGCCCGCAGCGTGGATGTCTCGATGTCGTACAAGTGGAACAAGCGCCTCACGCTGACGCTCGAGGGGCTCAACCTGACCGACGAGTTCAACGATCAGTATGTGGATTCGATCGGCGATCGCGCGTCCGTCTACCACCACACCGGCCGGCAGTACTACGTCGGCGCGCGATTCAACTTCTGAGCCTTGCGTA comes from the Pseudoxanthomonas sp. YR558 genome and includes:
- a CDS encoding sodium/solute symporter (Members of the Solute:Sodium Symporter (SSS), TC 2.A.21 as described in tcdb.org, catalyze solute:Na+ symport. Known solutes for members of the family include sugars, amino acids, nucleosides, inositols, vitamins, urea or anions, depending on the system.); its protein translation is MKHPAARSVTAGIQRVARCAFAMLALAMVGAALPAHAESLTTVRQEVLPAPSARAMGDVHAVGTSLVAFHAGSVEQLPAGAKAWQSLSMPADVPVPATWISAAKGSLYLLHGDDEGHISTGVSGVALQQGRLALRALPAWPTPLRDVALAEADGRLYASGLDATGTPRLYQLTLAATSAGWTALATWPTGGASSLLAQRGDLFATVGGASGDALWRWHSETGWTQMPALPGSLVPHAARALGQAHLLYLVSEGGSGTPQLVTFHTITKAWATLPATVPADIAGVTAWGDGLVWTGADGTLNALELQSGKHLLTWLDWLVIVVYLAAMIGIGLYFYLREKRNSTENFFVGSRTIPFWAAGLSLYAVNTSSISFIAIPAKAFETNWQYLTNNLIAVLGLMFVAIWIVPLLRRLNLMSTFSYLETRFHPTIRMLASALAILMQIGSRMSVILFLPALAISTITGIDVVWSVWLMGGFTIIYTAMGGMKAVIWTDVVQVIVKMGGAIFAILFIIWTLKGGFGEFTQIAMAEDKTKLFDFSFDLTKATVWGFIFLVLFEVVLTFPKDQVLMQRVLSTKSDKEAGRSVWAFAAIMIPGGFVFYGIGTALFVYYKNNPERMNPLLPVDATFPLFIAAELPMGVTGLIIAGIFAAAMATLSGIMNSVATLITVDFYERFAKDKSQKKGVFFAEIMTVVVGLVGIGAALVLSRFDIGSLFDVSIELAGLLGGGFAGAYTLGMFTRRANSQGVAIGIVTAIVLTFVAWWFDLVHPYFYLAISILVCVVVGYLASLFFPAPARSLEGLTIHRQDAVNTADGAHGP
- a CDS encoding TonB-dependent receptor: MTHQPYRRKTPVSALAFSIAIALHVPAFAQSQDAQTSPPAATDLDRIEVVGTFRASLEKALEEKRYSAEQIDAVVAEDIGKFPDLNLAEALQRIPGVAIDRDAGEGRSITVRGLGQDFTRVRINGLEALATTGGTDSSGGANRGRGFDFNVFASELFSKLTVRKTQSAQVDEGSLGATVDLRGARPFDYEGFTATATSQMGYNDLSKDWDPRFSALISNTWADGRFGALLSAAYSERHLLEEGYSAVRWDNGASSNGFCSPVGYTPQNNTNNSGRGTTALNCSTGNPRPANTQANNDAYRLASAATTFHPRLPRYGRLTHDQERLGVTAALQFKPSDRTLLSFDAMYSKLDATRQEDFLETISFSRSNAQGGKYETHVLQAEVDARGNLVYGVFDNVDVRSESRFDKLSTEFSQYSLTLEQDITDRLKLTALAGTSRSEFNNPVQTTVTFDIQNLDGYSWDYRGNSRLPVITYGNLDVTDPASWRWISSPAANTTGSEIRIRPQGVDNTFDTGKLDLDFAINETFTLRGGLSYKRFDMDTWEFRRSSETSVPALPTGTTVADISTLVTGFGRGLDGRGPSAWLIPDLNAIASLFNIYCNCNTGVPGGDFTLTSITNGNARGNNRSISEEDWGGYLQLDFNTDLIGRPLRGNLGVRHATTDIEASGYTSVGGGSAVTVSNDYKDWLPSLNLAWDITDDVVLRFGAAKVMARPQLGNLSPGAGITTTGSPNIRVGNPYLQPFRAKTYDFSAEWYFAEDSVLSLALFYKDIETYIQELRENIAYRDTGLPLEWVPSTFWDVEFDVRTPINTPGGPLKGFELNYQQPFTFLPGGFRHFGVLLNYTHVESDIDYAVPGSFPVTYIANDLVNLSPDSYNATLYYDNDRFSARVSTSFRDDYLQRVPGQNNNDVEGKRSARSVDVSMSYKWNKRLTLTLEGLNLTDEFNDQYVDSIGDRASVYHHTGRQYYVGARFNF
- a CDS encoding TonB-dependent receptor, translated to MPVSQHRRKTPVTLLAVSIGLALQMSAAAHAQEAAQTTESGQATPAQQSVDTLDTVSVTGYRASVEKALDIKRGEAGVVDAIVAEDIGKFPDLNLAESLQRIPGVVITREGGEGRQISVRGLPPDLTRVRINGMEALTTVGATDQNGGTNRGRGFDFNVFASDLFSQLIVRKTPSADVEEGSLGATVDLRTARPLDYDGFTFTASGQASYNDMAEKTDPRIGALIANTWADGKFGALLSVAYSERQALEEGSGSGRWAQGTSNGNFSATSPFAAARSADVYHPRFPRYTLMEHDQKRTGLAASLQFKPTDRTQFALDALYSKIDATRDEKYIEAISFSRSGTGKPQTVVRDGVIQNGALVYGLFDDVDIRSESRHDEWNTVFTQFNLEGEHEFTDNFKISGKIGTSKSEHENPIQTTIIMDKANVDNYSYDYRNDPYKPILNYGIDPTDPNGWTLAEIRIRPQYVTNDFDTAQLDFNWNISPGFRLKGGVQSKDYSFSTHELRRASELAVPTFTGGTTTVPSDLTELASLSGVNGSPGTWVIPDYEAIADLFDIYSNSGIYAVTERAVNTRSVKEEDRGVYLMGEFSADLGAIPVSGNFGVRYVRTKQSSTGIATASGTPVATTVTREYSDTLPSMNLVAEITPDFLIRLGAAKVMSRPGLGFLTPGVTVNVSGGARTVSGGNPNLDPVRAETADLGFEWYFNEGAMLGLGLFYKDIEGFVQTTREVRSYASSGLPASLLDGTGATVNDDFVFSVPVNTPGGKVKGFEATLVQPFSFLPGKWSNFGTQLNYTYVDTEIQYVNSAGVNVLKAPWTGMSKHSWNATLYYEGERFSGRISATNRDDYLLQAPGTEAGYNIDGVHGQTGTTTIDMALRYKLNDKLELSLEGINLTDEAQESWVQNANGQLPLDYSETGRQYLLGLRYKF
- a CDS encoding sugar kinase; this translates as MAKIVCFGELLLRLGAPGRQVLLQSPVLDVHVGGAEANVAVSLARFGHDTRVVGVVADNALGEAALGELRRHRVDVTAMQQQSGRMGLYFLTPGAIQRPSEVLYDRADSAFARAGGGDHDWPALLSGAQWLHVSGVTPALGQRAADGVLAAVKAARAAGVKVSFDGNFRPKLWEAWGGDAPTILRGLMAEADILFASHRDLQVVLGLDFPQATPQERFAAGAAAAFRAFPHLQQMAATVRVQRSVDHHVLSGITALRDGALHTTPSHEVSPIVDRIGTGDAFAAGVLHGGLSGMSSADALYFGVAAACLKHSLPGDFNLVGAADVQAFLSENSLDVKR
- a CDS encoding CoA ester lyase, with the translated sequence MRSKLFVPGSRPALFAKAMAGDADLLSLDLEDAVAGDDKATARQQVAAFLQSAPHRAAGKQVVVRVNAWNTSAWEDDLRAILPLDIDLLNLPKIESADQLRQAMSEIDAIEARLGVRRSVGILVNIETPRALRHAAKIALAHPRIRGLQLGLGDLFEPHGIRRTDLRNVHAAQYALRMAAAEAGAFAYDAAFPGLEDEAGFRAEADAARALGFAGKSCVHPRQVAWANDIFAPSAKEIDDARRTVQKADEAGEGAFAVDGRMVDAPFLARARAVLALVDRNKGTA